The window tgtgtgtgtttgcgtgcaaTTGTGCGTGCATATCAAGCGATCACCTTGCAGTCCAGAGGAGACTCCGCAGTTATTGGTCGGCAGTGGCGGCGAGGAGGTGGCTCGAACCACAGGAGCGAAGGCGCTCTTTGCTTTTACGTTAGCCGAGAAAGCGAAGACGCTGTGGGCGGAGCTACAGTTGGACACCGTCATGGTGGGACTGGTCGTCACAACTGAAACAGCAAATAAACTTTCCTGAGGACATCACGTTGACGCCGTTTGGACTAAAGGGAACCAAGGTTCAAACGCTCATCCAGAGATTCAACGAGTACTGGCTCTACGTGAAACGTGTCCCAGTGCGGGGCCCTGGCCAGTCCTGGTGGGTGTCTACTTACTGCCGTAGGGGGAGTTGGCTGAGGAGCCATTGAGGAAGTTGGGTGAAGATGCCACCCCGAGGTTGGGAACGCTAGTATTAGCATAGCCGTTGATGCTGCTGCTGACGTTACTGCCGTAGCTACTCTGCTGGGGGGTGGAGCTGGGGGCGTAACCTCTGGCGGATTGTTGGCTGTTTCCGTTGCGAGTGTACAGGCCTGCAAGACGAAGGAGAAGAAAAGCAAAGCGATcaccgaagctcttttttgGAACAGGCAGTCTCGGGAGAGGCTCGGGAGGGCTGTTGGGGTGGTGGTTGCGGGGGTGGGGGCTCACGACAAGGTCTGACCTTGAGTCGTGTCATTGACATTGACTGCCAGTTGGCCACCGAAGGAGTTGATGGCCATCATGCCGTGGGAAGCCGCGTTTGACAGCGAGGGGATCTGCCCGTGGTTCCGCGGGACGCTGTAGAGCGCCTCCGCGATGTCCGACGCTCGCTTCAGGATCACATCCTTCGTAACAACACACCTGTCAAATATCACCTTCTCCaattggagtgtgtgtgtgctcgcGCTTGCGTGTAGTTGAGAATGTCACCTGGTTGCTAGGAGGCATCCCATACAACGCCTCCACCATGTCAGCGGCTCGTTTCAGTAGCACTTCCTGAAATCAAGGAAGTGACATCCACACAAATACGGGCAATACAATGTTCACAAAGATGACTTTTAATTTCTTGTACACCTCTTCTCAAAAGGAATTTAATAACAGTCAAGcagtgcgtgtatgtgtgtgtgcgtgtgtgtgtgggggtagACCAATCTCCTTTTTTTGCCACATGACTGCCCTCGCTGATTTCCTGATTTGACTGTTTCAACCATCTTGTTTGCCAATGgacttaaaacacacacacacacacacacaacacacacacacacacacacacacacacacacacacacacacacacacaggtttacGTGTACCGAATCATCTTGAATGTTTGTCACATTCAATTTTTGTTAACTTGTGCGTTAGTGTGTTTGTTGATGTGTGTGGCTGTGTTTTGTTCAGATGAACTCACGCATCAAGCaagcctgtgattggctgtcctAAAGCTGAGCAGTCCCACGGCGGAGACGCAACCGACCGAGTTGAGGCGACAGTCGCCACCTGACAGTTGTCGAAGTGCAAAACGCGGTTGACAAGCTTTGCGCTTCTTTGGTGATGACATCAGCGATCAGATGATAACGTGCAGTGACATCATCACGTGTTAACCACTCCCACGTGCCATCGGAAAACAAGTCAGAGAGCTGAGATTGACTCATTTGAGTGAAATGAAATCGGAGAGCACACTTCCTTATTCTCGGCTAATTGGCTAAAGCAAGCTAATTGTGTGACTAATTTAAGCCCTTGTTCCCAAACAATATCCGGCGGAACAATTGGCAAGTACACATTCACAACAAACAACCCAGCACCCACACTCCTAAGCACGCACAAAGTCAATGCTGccaaacagaaaataaagtGACAATTGTTCTTCCATCATTGTTTGTTCTGCTTGGCTGCTCAGTCACGATAATCATCAGCTTAGCATcccgtgtgtgtgcgcacattcACGAGTGCGCTACCTTGGGCAGACGCTCCGGGTCTCCGGGGTGCCGGGGAATGACTTTCTGTAACCTCTGGAAGCCGTAATCAATGGTGGGCTCGTTTAACGCTGATGAAGAGAAAGTTTGGCAAATTCCAAATTGAGTCCGAAGGAGATATTTGACTTGCGATCTCGCGATATGGCCGCGTTACCCGTGTAGATGAAGCGTCCGGGTGCCCCTTTGCAGAAATGCTTGGACTTGTATGACAAGGTGACCTCCACCACTCCGGGGATGTGTCGGGGTGGGGTCTGCACACGGATGGCGTGCGGCGTGATgagctgcaacaacaacaaaaaaaaaatgctcgttAGCTCGGAGCCCGTACAACGTTGGAACAATGTGCGCGCGCGTTTACCTCGCTCCACACTAACATGCTGCCGAAGACCACCTGAAGGCCGTCGAAGAAGTTTTCTCCGatgaggatgactgtggccccCCCAGTCGTCCATCCCTCACTGGGACTGATGGCCTTGATGCACGGACACGCCGCTGGGGCCCAAGAAGCGTTCACTTTCTTTTACTTGCCCTCTTGCCAACACATTTGATGGCAATGTCACTCACGCacgcatgcgcgcacacacaattgcactgaaatgatttaattagGCTGTGGCTTTTATCCACTTTCacacccaccacacacacagttaGCTGATAATGACAACCGCTTGCTCTTCTTAGAAGAGCAACTGAACATTAATTATTAAGCAAAATGAAAGACGTGTGGgtgcgtttgtgtgtatgtgaagTGACCCTCTGTCACAATTTAAGATGACAATTCAGCACTTGACTGCGCTTCCATTCTATTCTATTCAATTCATGTTGAGCACAATGGAGAAATGGAGTGCGTTCTTTACTTGGCACTGTCAGCCcaaagagaaaagaaatgtttcaaaaagaTAGAAACACGGTCTGTGATGTTGTGCAGGTTGCCTGACTCACCGTCTAGCTTCCAAACAATAAAAGTGAGTGAAAGAGACACTCAAACTTAGCAGATGCTatggcggtgggggtggggcatcCACAGGGTTACCATCTTGAATTAGGTGAACGATTAAAGTGGTTGACCGGCCAGCAAATGCCGGTCCTAACCCAGAAAAAGCAAGGATTCAGCTCATCTAACCCACAATCCACTGATTTGATTTCTTCTGAGATGGAAttaaagtgattttattttgccAGGCTTCAGGTCCTATCAACCCCAAGTCCACTTGGGCACATTCCACCACAACACACCCTCTTTCTCCTTCACGTTTCCTCATAAATGTCCACGACGTCCTCTTATTATATGATATTGATGATGACAATCGCATGGGACGATGCTAACCCTCACGCTTGAGCCCATTAAAGGAAGGCAAACGCTTTGGCTGAGTGATGATGAGATTCAACTGAAAAGATGGCAATGTTCTGCTAAGTCGTGAGGAAGTTCCTCTCTGGATCCTTTGATAAGATCTCTCCAGTCGTGCTGTACCTTCGGACGGGTCCAGTCTACGAGCTCGGCGGCCATGCTTGGAGTTGTTGTGCACAAACATGTTGTCTGAGACGGCAAGGACATGTCCGTCCACGTTGACCGTTGTGGACACCACCACCTGCCGATGCAAAAATCGATTGACTCCTTCACGACGAAGAGACCGAAGAGGCGTGGTCAAGGTGTTGCTGATACACATTTAGCTCTGTCGTTCCACTTCTTAGTGTTAATAACACATGAAACCTCAAGACACTCAGAGACGCTTTCCATTAATCAGAACACGAGATGTATAGACGCTAACGCGATGTGTGTCACCTGGAACCTCCTCATGTCTCTTGGGTTTCCAGCATTTTTCAGACAATTCTGGTTACACTTGAGGAAGAACTTGAGGAAGAACCTGCAAATAAGCAGACCGGAATAGTCGAACGTATTCATTTCGACAGTAGAGcaaagaagaaataaaacaattagACACTGGGACCactgaaaatcacatttttacaaCTCTATAATACCATTTATATTCAAGGTGTATTAATTTCAAAGGGAATCAGTCAAATTGCAGCAGACAACTGAGGTCCAATATTGGTCCAACCATTATTCAAACACTGACATTTGACCACTAAACTTAACGTCGGCTGTCAATcgaagctgcttttttttttatttttttattttttttatttatttatttattttttttaaatcagacacACACGCGAGGCGTCAGTCACGTCACGGCGGACATCAGCTGGACTGAAGTTTATTGGCTGATTAAGAACTCGTTAGGAAGCGTAACACGAAAGCAGGGCTGACTTCATATTGTCTTTGTTATTTTGACAAAGGTAAGAGAGTGGACGGAAAGATGCAAATATTGAGAGGGAcccatttttctttgtctgtACTTCTGCCATTAAGAGCTGTCAATACTGCTGTGATTCACCTTCAAACGCGTCAAGACGTCAACACATTTAGCCTGCAACAAATGATTGACAGCGCGGCACTCTCTGCCGTCACAAATTGCGCCAGCGCTCAGCAAATTGCTGACGCAGCTACAATCGTGTAGTCTGACCGGACTGTTGAGTAAATTGCTTGTTCAACTGCTTGTTAAACTGGAGGGTAAACGGGATTGTTCAAGTGCTTGTGAAAGTGATGAGTAAATTGCTTGTTGAACAGCTCGTTAAAATGGTCGCTGAGTAAATTGGCGCCACAAGAGACGTTCCCGTTTTGCTTTTCACGaaccggtaaaaaaaacaaaaaacaaaaaaaggaaaggctCTGGAATAGCAGCAGCCTCAAGAAGGAAGGATGGGATTAATAGCAGGAGTGGGAGGGGGAGGAAGATGTGAAAAGCGGAGCTCCTGCGATTCCTCCTGGGACGGGGGCGGGATTCAAATACGAGCCTGCAGAAGGACAATTTTGCTGGGCTATTTCATCCCGCGCCGACAACCACAACTGCCAGCT of the Syngnathoides biaculeatus isolate LvHL_M chromosome 22, ASM1980259v1, whole genome shotgun sequence genome contains:
- the LOC133496082 gene encoding transcription factor COE3-like isoform X2, whose product is MFGIHDGVPRGSSASLKEEPPLVRSWMHSSGVLDANAAAQSGVGLARAHFEKQPPSNLRKSNFFHFVLALYDRLGQPVEIERTAYVDFVEKEKEPTAEKTNNGIHYKLQLLYSNGVRTEQDLYIRLVDSVTKQAIIYEGQDKNPEMCRVLLTHEIMCSRCCDKKSCGNRNETPSDPVVIDRFFLKFFLKCNQNCLKNAGNPRDMRRFQVVVSTTVNVDGHVLAVSDNMFVHNNSKHGRRARRLDPSEGTARLERSYQRIQRGTSSPCIKAISPSEGWTTGGATVILIGENFFDGLQVVFGSMLVWSELITPHAIRVQTPPRHIPGVVEVTLSYKSKHFCKGAPGRFIYTALNEPTIDYGFQRLQKVIPRHPGDPERLPKEVLLKRAADMVEALYGMPPSNQDVILKRASDIAEALYSVPRNHGQIPSLSNAASHGMMAINSFGGQLAVNVNDTTQGLYTRNGNSQQSARGYAPSSTPQQSSYGSNVSSSINGYANTSVPNLGVASSPNFLNGSSANSPYGIVTTSPTMTVSNCSSAHSVFAFSANVKAKSAFAPVVRATSSPPLPTNNCGVSSGLQGDRLICTHNCTQTHTHSVRWGGCQYLLCTGAQVYLLFQINPQSLCMCVCVCVFINQSFRFISRLGIHA
- the LOC133496082 gene encoding transcription factor COE3-like isoform X1, with the protein product MFGIHDGVPRGSSASLKEEPPLVRSWMHSSGVLDANAAAQSGVGLARAHFEKQPPSNLRKSNFFHFVLALYDRLGQPVEIERTAYVDFVEKEKEPTAEKTNNGIHYKLQLLYSNGVRTEQDLYIRLVDSVTKQAIIYEGQDKNPEMCRVLLTHEIMCSRCCDKKSCGNRNETPSDPVVIDRFFLKFFLKCNQNCLKNAGNPRDMRRFQVVVSTTVNVDGHVLAVSDNMFVHNNSKHGRRARRLDPSEAACPCIKAISPSEGWTTGGATVILIGENFFDGLQVVFGSMLVWSELITPHAIRVQTPPRHIPGVVEVTLSYKSKHFCKGAPGRFIYTALNEPTIDYGFQRLQKVIPRHPGDPERLPKEVLLKRAADMVEALYGMPPSNQDVILKRASDIAEALYSVPRNHGQIPSLSNAASHGMMAINSFGGQLAVNVNDTTQGLYTRNGNSQQSARGYAPSSTPQQSSYGSNVSSSINGYANTSVPNLGVASSPNFLNGSSANSPYGIVTTSPTMTVSNCSSAHSVFAFSANVKAKSAFAPVVRATSSPPLPTNNCGVSSGLQGDRLICTHNCTQTHTHSVRWGGCQYLLCTGAQVYLLFQINPQSLCMCVCVCVFINQSFRFISRLGIHA